The following DNA comes from Burkholderia sp. HI2500.
CGACCACCGATGCCACCGCGCGGCGCGGGAACAGGTCGGACGCCGTCGTGAACAGGTTCGCCGACCAGCCCTGGTGCGCGGCGGCGGCGAGGCCGACGATCAGCACCGCGGCCCACAGGCTCTGCACCTGCGACACGAACGCGATCGGCAGCACGCAGCATGCGCAGATCAGCATCGCCGTCTTGCGCGCGCCGTTCACGCTCCAGCCCGCGCGCAGCAGCATCGACGACAGCCAGCCGCCGCCGATGCTGCCGACCGTCGTCAGCGCATAGATGCAGACGAGCGGCAGGCCGATGTGCTGCATGTCCATCCCGCGCGATTCGTTGAGCCACTTCGGCAGCCAGAACAGGTAGAACCACCACACCGGGTCGGTCAGGAACTTGCCGATCAGGAACGCCCACGTCTCGCGCTTGCGGATCAGTTCGCCCCAGCGCGGCGCGCCGGCATTCGCGTTCGCCGCGTCGAGCGCTTCCGCTTCGTCGCGCGGCTCGTCGTATTCGGCGGCGAGCGCGCGCGTATCGGCCTGGCGATAGAGCACGAGCCACACCGCGAGCCACACGATGCCGATCGCGCCGACGATCACGAACGCCGCGCGCCAGCCGTAGGCCACCGCGATCGCCGGGATGATCGCCGGTGCGAACACCGCGCCGATGTTCGCACCCGAGTTGAAGATGCCGGTGGCGAGCGCGCGTTCGCGGCGCGGGAACCATTCGGCCGTGGTCTTGATCGCGGCCGGGAAGTTGCCGCCCTCGCCGATGCCGAGCAGCGCGCGCACGAACGCGAAGCCCATCACCGAGCCGACCGCCGCGTGCAGCATCGCGGCGATGCTCCACACCAGCATCGCCAGCGCATACGAGATGCGCGTGCCGAGCCGGTCGACGATGCGCCCGAAGCCGAGCAGGCCTAGCGCATAGAACGCGGAAAACGCCATCACGATGCGGCCGTACTGCACCTGGCTCCAGCCGATGTCGTGCTGGAGCATCGGCGCGAGCAGGCCGAGGATCTGCCGATCCATGTAGTTGATGACGGTCGCGAAAAACAGCAGCGCACAGACGGTCCAGCGGTAGCGGCTGGCGGCCGCGCGCACGGCGCCGACGACGGCAGATTGCATGAATGTCTCCGATGCGCGGCCGCGCCCGTCGCGCCGCACGTTGTTCGTTGACCGGCGACCGGCGCCGGGGCGGACGGCGGTGCGCCTGTCGCGCACGGCCGATTCCGTCGATCAATCTGGAAAACGTTTTTCAAAGAATAGGACGTGCGCCCCTGCCCTGTCAGTCGGGGATTTCGATGAGTCATCTCAAATTAGTCAACCGCAAAAGAGACGACTGTTTCACTACATGGCATTAACCGTTTTTCCCCGATTTTCCCGACCGGCGTGCGCGAGGGCGGCCGCCGAGACACATGTCCGATTCCAGCCAGAATCGGCGGGCGGGATGGTTTACAGTCGTCTCATGCGCCTCGATCCCGACACCTGCTATGACGCCCTGCTTTCGCGGAACCGCCGCTTCGACGGCTGGTTCTTCGTCGGCGTCGCGACGACGGGCGTGTATTGCCGCCCCGTCTGCCCGGTGAAGCCGCCGAAAGCGCAGAACTGCAGCTACTACCCGAGCGCCGCGGCCGCCGAGAAAGCCGGCTTTCGACCCTGCATGCGCTGCCGCCCCGAGCTCGCGCCCGGCCACGGACTGCTCGACCTGTCCGGCACGCTCGCCGACGCGGCCGCCACGCTGATCGAGGACGGTTTCCTGAACGCGCATTCCGTCGATGCGCTCGCACGGCGTGTCGGCGTGACCGAACGCCACCTGCGCCGGATCTTCGGCGCGCAGTTCGGTGTGTCGCCGGTCGAGTTCGCGCAGACGCACAGGTTGCTGATGGCCAAGCGGTTGCTGACCGATACCGCGCTGCCGGTGGCCGTCGTCGCGTCCACGGCCGGGTTCGGCAGCGTGCGGCGCTTCAACGACCTGTTCCTGCAGCGGTACGGCCTCAATCCACTCCGGCTGCGCAAAGGAGCCCGCGCGTCGGCCGATGGCGACATGACGTTCCCGCTGCCGTATCGCCCGCCGTTCGCGTGGGACGACCTGATGCGCTTCCTTGCGCAGCGGCAGATCGACGGTGTCGAGCGGATCGATGCGCAGGGTTATGCGCGTGTCGTCGAATTGCCGAACCCGAACGTCAACGACGGTAGCGGGCGTATTGCCGGCTGGCTGTCCGTCGCGCATGTGCCGCAGCGCTTCGCGCTGGCCGTCACCGTGTCGCCCTCGTTGACGCCGGTCGTACCGGCCGTACTCGCGCGTGTGCGGCGGCTGTTCGATCTCGACAGCCGCCCCGACGTGATCGACGCGCATCTCGGCGAACTCGCGAGCGGCTCGCCGGGCCTGCGTGTTCCCGGCGCGTTCGACGGCGTCGAGATCGCGATCCGAGCGATTGCAGGCGAACAGCTTGCGGCGACGCATGCGGGCGCGCCGGTGCTGGCGCGCATCGCCGAACGTTTCGGCACATCGATCAAAGGCGCGCCGCCGGGCCTCATGCACGCGCTGCCCTCCGCCGCGACGCTGGCCGCCCTGCCGCCTTCCGCGCTTGAAACGATCGGCATCGCGCGCGAACCCGCACGGGCGATCGTGTCGCTCGCCCGCGCCGTCGACGACGGCACGCTCTCACTCGAACCGATGGCGCCGCTCGACATGACGCTTGACGCATTGCGCGCGCTGCCCGGCTTCGACGAGCACGCGGTGCAGTACGTCGCGATGCGCGCGATGGCCTGGCCGAATGCGTTCCCGGCCGACGATGCGTGGCTGCCCGCGCGCAGCGAGCGCACCCGTGTGCCATCATCCGCGCCGCATGCGGCGCGCTGGGCGCCGTGGCGCGCGTATGCCGCACTGCACGTGTGGCGCCTTCATGGAGATGTGTCGCGATGACTCCCGCTCACCTGATTCCGAGCCCGCTGGGCGACATCGCCGTGCGCATCGAGGACGATGCGCTGACGGGCCTTTACTTCGTCGGCCAGAAATACTTCCCGCCGGTTGCGATCGTGACCGAGGCAGACGCGCTCGCGATGTCGCCGCTTGCGCGCAAGGTCGCGGAAGAAGTCGCCGAGTACTTCACCGGCATGCGCGAGACATTCTCCGTGCCGATTCACCTGCGAGGCACCACGTTTCAACGACGCGTATGGAAGGAACTGCTCGCGATTCCGTTCGGCGAACTCGTGACGTACGGCGACATCACCGAGCGCGTCGGGTTGCCGATGAGCGGCGCGCGCGCCGTGGGCGGTGCGGTCGGCCGGAACCCGGTGTCGATCATGGTGCCGTGCCATCGCGTGGTCGGCGCATCGGGCAGCCTCACCGGCTATGCGGGCGGCATCGATCGCAAGCGCGCGCTGCTGTCGCTCGAAGGCGCGGGGTTCGAGCGCGGCGCCCACCATCCGGTGCAACAGGCGCTCGCGTTCTGAGTGGAGGCGTGCGGCCGCGTCACGCGTTCAACACGGGCCGGCGCGCTTCACGCTTCGCATACGCGCCGGGCGTCACCTGAAATTTCGCCTGGAACAGCGCGATGAACGACGACGTCGAGTCGTAGCCCAGTTGCGCGGCCACCGCGCCGATCGGCTCGCCCGCATCGAGCAGCGGCAGCGACGCCAGCAGCCGCACCGCCTGCCGCCATTCGGTAAACGACAGCCCCGTGTCCTGCCGGAAGAGGCGCGACAGCGTGCGTCGCGTCGCGCCGACCTGATGCCCCCATTCGTCGAGATTGCGCGTATCGCCCGGATCCGCATGCAACGCCCGCGCGATTTTCAGCAGACGCGGATCGCGCGGCAGCGGCACCGTCAGCGGCGCCTGCCGCATGCGTGCGATCCGGTCCGCGATCAGGCAGACGAGCGCACCGTCCGGCCCCGTCTCGTCGTAGTTCACCGGCAATTCGGCCGTAGCGAGCACCAGCTCGCGCAGCAGCGGCGTCATGCAGAGGATCGCGCAATCGTCGTGCACGTCGTCGCGCGCGATCGCCGCATCGAGATACAGGCTGTGGAACGCGACGCAATCGCGCGTCGACACCGCATGCGGCACGTGCGGCGGAATCCACATCGCATAGTGCGGCGGCAGCAGGTGCCGGCCCGACGGCGTCGACACCTCGAGCACCCCGCTCGTCGCATACATCAGCTGCGCCCACGGATGACTGTGCGCGTCGATGCTCACGTTGCCGGGAATCCCGAACGCACGCACATACAGCGGCCTCGGCAGGCGCGCCATCGGCGGCACCGCGTAAGGGTCACCCGATTGTCCCGCCAGCACCATAAGACGTCCTCCGAAGGTCATTGCACGAACGAGCGCGATGCTACCGTGGCGGCTCTTCTTTCACACGGCTTCCGCTCATGAGCGCTCATACCCGCACCACCCGCAAGACCGTCACCGCGATCCGTTCGACCAAGGGCATCGGCAGCCTCGTGTCGCTGACCGCGTATTCCGCGCCGATGGCGAAGCTCGTCGACGAGGTGGCCGACGTGATCATCGTCGGCGACTCCGTCGGCATGGTGCTGTACGGGATGCCCGATACGCTGCGCGTCACGCTCGACATGATGATTGCACACGGTGCGGCCGTCGTGCGCGGCGCCGCGCAGGCATGCGTCGTCGTCGACCTGCCGTTCTCGACGTACCAGGAATCGCCCGCGCAAGCGTATCGCTCCGCCGCGCGCCTGCTCGCCGAAACCGGCGCGCAGGGCGTGAAGCTCGAAGGCGGCAGCGAGATGGCCGACACGATCCGCTTCCTGACCGAGCGCGGCATTCCGGTGATGGCGCACGTCGGCCTCATGCCGCAACGGGCCAACGCGACGGGCGGCTTCCGCGCGCAGGGGATGGACCCGCGCTCGGCCGCGCAGGTGTTCGATGCCGCATGTTCGGCGGAACGGGCCGGCGCGTTCAGCGTCGTCGTCGAAGGGACGGCCGAAGCGCTTGCGCGCCATATCACCGAAACGCTGACGATCCCGACGATCGGCATCGGCGCATCGCCCGCGTGCGACGGGCAAGTGCTCGTGACCGAGGACATGATCGGCGCGTTCGATGCGTACACGCCGCGCTTCGTGAAGCGTTATGCCGATGCGAATGCGGTGATGCGCGAGGCGATTCGTCAGTACGCGCACGACGTGCGGCAGCGTGTGTTCCCGGAACCCGCGCATTGCTTTGGGTATGGCAAGCCGCTGCAACGGATGGGCGCGGATGATGCGGCTGCGTGATGACGTGATGACGTCGCGCAGGCATTCGTGAACGCATGGCGAATGATGGTGCGATCACCTCACACGCGCTTGCGCATCGCGTGCGTGACCCGGGCGTTCGCTTCGAACTTCGCGCGATGCGTCGAGAAGAACGTCCGCACGTTGCGGACGTTCGATGCGCCGGTGAACAGCCGCCGCGCGAATTCGTCGTATTCGGCGACGTCGGCCAGATCGGCCACCACCACGAAATCCGGCCCCGGCGACACGCGATAGCACTGCGTGACGGCCGGCTCCGCGCACACGTACGTTTCGAACGCGTCGTAGTCTTCGGCCGTCTGCCGGTCGAGGCTGATCTCGATCAACGCGGTGACGGCCGTGCCGATCGCCGCCGGGTCGAGCACCGCGACCTGCCGACGAATCACGCCGGCTTCCGTCAGCCGGCGCACACGGCGCATGCAGGTGGGCGGCGACGACAGCGCCCGCTCGGCCAGTTGCAGGTTCGACACCGACGCGTCGTCCTGCAGGATCGCGAGGATGCGCAGGTCGAGATCGTCGAGGGTGATGCCGGCCATTGGCGGCTCCTTCCGGTCAGGGCGTGAAATTTAATTTCAACATGATAAATGATCTGCCATTCGTTTCATTTGTTCTTATATTTTGAAATTTAATTCCATTTGGCTCGCCCTACCATCGCTGTCACTGATCCAGACAGGACATTTACGGAGCGC
Coding sequences within:
- the panB gene encoding 3-methyl-2-oxobutanoate hydroxymethyltransferase, with protein sequence MSAHTRTTRKTVTAIRSTKGIGSLVSLTAYSAPMAKLVDEVADVIIVGDSVGMVLYGMPDTLRVTLDMMIAHGAAVVRGAAQACVVVDLPFSTYQESPAQAYRSAARLLAETGAQGVKLEGGSEMADTIRFLTERGIPVMAHVGLMPQRANATGGFRAQGMDPRSAAQVFDAACSAERAGAFSVVVEGTAEALARHITETLTIPTIGIGASPACDGQVLVTEDMIGAFDAYTPRFVKRYADANAVMREAIRQYAHDVRQRVFPEPAHCFGYGKPLQRMGADDAAA
- a CDS encoding methylated-DNA--[protein]-cysteine S-methyltransferase, with translation MTPAHLIPSPLGDIAVRIEDDALTGLYFVGQKYFPPVAIVTEADALAMSPLARKVAEEVAEYFTGMRETFSVPIHLRGTTFQRRVWKELLAIPFGELVTYGDITERVGLPMSGARAVGGAVGRNPVSIMVPCHRVVGASGSLTGYAGGIDRKRALLSLEGAGFERGAHHPVQQALAF
- a CDS encoding bifunctional transcriptional activator/DNA repair enzyme AdaA; amino-acid sequence: MVYSRLMRLDPDTCYDALLSRNRRFDGWFFVGVATTGVYCRPVCPVKPPKAQNCSYYPSAAAAEKAGFRPCMRCRPELAPGHGLLDLSGTLADAAATLIEDGFLNAHSVDALARRVGVTERHLRRIFGAQFGVSPVEFAQTHRLLMAKRLLTDTALPVAVVASTAGFGSVRRFNDLFLQRYGLNPLRLRKGARASADGDMTFPLPYRPPFAWDDLMRFLAQRQIDGVERIDAQGYARVVELPNPNVNDGSGRIAGWLSVAHVPQRFALAVTVSPSLTPVVPAVLARVRRLFDLDSRPDVIDAHLGELASGSPGLRVPGAFDGVEIAIRAIAGEQLAATHAGAPVLARIAERFGTSIKGAPPGLMHALPSAATLAALPPSALETIGIAREPARAIVSLARAVDDGTLSLEPMAPLDMTLDALRALPGFDEHAVQYVAMRAMAWPNAFPADDAWLPARSERTRVPSSAPHAARWAPWRAYAALHVWRLHGDVSR
- a CDS encoding MFS transporter, whose amino-acid sequence is MQSAVVGAVRAAASRYRWTVCALLFFATVINYMDRQILGLLAPMLQHDIGWSQVQYGRIVMAFSAFYALGLLGFGRIVDRLGTRISYALAMLVWSIAAMLHAAVGSVMGFAFVRALLGIGEGGNFPAAIKTTAEWFPRRERALATGIFNSGANIGAVFAPAIIPAIAVAYGWRAAFVIVGAIGIVWLAVWLVLYRQADTRALAAEYDEPRDEAEALDAANANAGAPRWGELIRKRETWAFLIGKFLTDPVWWFYLFWLPKWLNESRGMDMQHIGLPLVCIYALTTVGSIGGGWLSSMLLRAGWSVNGARKTAMLICACCVLPIAFVSQVQSLWAAVLIVGLAAAAHQGWSANLFTTASDLFPRRAVASVVGIGGMAGSIGGVLFSEVIGQVLQRTGHYWVLFAIGASAYLIALGVMHMLTPKMKPAQLDA
- a CDS encoding AraC family transcriptional regulator, yielding MVLAGQSGDPYAVPPMARLPRPLYVRAFGIPGNVSIDAHSHPWAQLMYATSGVLEVSTPSGRHLLPPHYAMWIPPHVPHAVSTRDCVAFHSLYLDAAIARDDVHDDCAILCMTPLLRELVLATAELPVNYDETGPDGALVCLIADRIARMRQAPLTVPLPRDPRLLKIARALHADPGDTRNLDEWGHQVGATRRTLSRLFRQDTGLSFTEWRQAVRLLASLPLLDAGEPIGAVAAQLGYDSTSSFIALFQAKFQVTPGAYAKREARRPVLNA
- a CDS encoding Lrp/AsnC family transcriptional regulator, with the protein product MAGITLDDLDLRILAILQDDASVSNLQLAERALSSPPTCMRRVRRLTEAGVIRRQVAVLDPAAIGTAVTALIEISLDRQTAEDYDAFETYVCAEPAVTQCYRVSPGPDFVVVADLADVAEYDEFARRLFTGASNVRNVRTFFSTHRAKFEANARVTHAMRKRV